The following proteins come from a genomic window of Gynuella sunshinyii YC6258:
- a CDS encoding HAD family hydrolase: protein MSKAVLFDCDGVLVDTERLANDINVDLLREAGINITHQECRTHFLGKTGDQIREWVANTYGYLPDNLLESSGEWRKRFYQKLHEEDLIIAGIEELLGSLKVDIAVVTNSSMQELIYKLEQTGLNRYFPTHRCFSGVDLNMPKPHPGAYLAAANALETPPEHCIVIEDSPTGVTAGVSAGMTVFGFSYEQEFEPLLNAGAHHCFSDIPTLSAQLYQYL from the coding sequence ATGAGCAAAGCAGTACTGTTTGACTGTGATGGCGTACTCGTCGATACCGAGCGCCTGGCCAACGACATTAATGTGGATCTGCTAAGGGAAGCCGGAATCAACATCACTCACCAGGAATGCAGGACACATTTTCTGGGCAAGACCGGAGACCAGATCAGAGAGTGGGTGGCAAATACATATGGTTATCTGCCTGACAATCTACTTGAAAGTAGCGGCGAATGGCGTAAGCGATTTTATCAGAAGCTGCATGAGGAAGATCTTATCATTGCCGGTATCGAAGAGCTGCTTGGCAGTCTGAAGGTTGATATTGCCGTGGTCACCAATTCTTCCATGCAGGAACTGATCTATAAACTCGAACAGACAGGCTTGAATCGATACTTTCCCACACATAGATGTTTCAGTGGGGTTGATCTGAACATGCCCAAACCGCATCCAGGCGCCTATCTGGCTGCTGCCAATGCTCTGGAAACTCCTCCTGAGCATTGTATTGTCATTGAAGACAGCCCTACCGGCGTGACAGCCGGCGTATCTGCAGGAATGACTGTTTTCGGCTTCAGCTACGAGCAGGAATTCGAACCCTTACTGAATGCCGGCGCTCATCATTGTTTCAGCGATATACCAACCCTCAGCGCCCAACTTTATCAATATTTATAA
- the glmS gene encoding glutamine--fructose-6-phosphate transaminase (isomerizing): MCGIVAAVAQRDVADILVEGLKRLEYRGYDSAGIAVIENNAFKRIRRVGKVQQLSNSLAEQPLSGSTGIAHTRWATHGEPNEANAHPHLSEDHIAVVHNGIIENHQELKQQLKEKGYHFSSDTDSEVIAHLVEDELKTTSSLLAAVQAVCKKLTGAYGAVILDRRDNQRMVAARSGSPLIIGSGIGENFVASDQMALLPVTHRFTFLEEGDVAEITRSTITIYNADGEQVERECKDSDISHDIAEKGEYRHFMLKEIYEQPAAIQATLADRLSGELPAAEIFGPKAADILSEIEAVQIIACGTSYNAGMVARYWFEEIAGIPCQVEVASEFRYRKAAILPNSLLVTLSQSGETADTLAALRLAKQLGFRSTISICNVPGSSLVRESDLVYMMNAGPEIGVASTKAFTVQLVALMLLVCVIAEFRGADKAGLKELIRELRRIPEKIQNTLKLAQQIETLAEDFAEKHHSLFLGRGSHYPIALEGALKLKEISYIHAEAYAAGELKHGPLALIDSEMPVIVVAPNNLLLEKLKSNMEEVRARGGKLYVFADHGAEISSVDGITMIPIGDINELLSPILYVVPLQLLSYFVAVIKGTDVDQPRNLAKSVTVE, translated from the coding sequence ATGTGTGGAATTGTTGCAGCCGTTGCCCAGCGAGATGTCGCTGATATCTTGGTGGAAGGCTTAAAAAGACTGGAATATCGCGGATATGATTCGGCCGGTATTGCCGTTATTGAAAATAACGCGTTTAAACGCATCAGACGGGTAGGCAAGGTTCAACAGCTTAGCAATAGTCTGGCAGAACAACCACTGTCCGGCTCAACGGGAATTGCACATACCCGATGGGCTACCCACGGAGAGCCGAACGAAGCCAATGCACATCCTCATCTTTCCGAGGATCACATTGCCGTTGTCCACAATGGCATCATTGAAAATCATCAGGAACTGAAACAGCAGTTGAAGGAGAAAGGATATCATTTTTCTTCAGATACAGATTCGGAAGTCATCGCCCATTTGGTTGAGGATGAGCTGAAAACAACATCCAGTCTGTTGGCCGCAGTACAGGCTGTGTGTAAAAAACTGACTGGCGCATATGGCGCCGTCATTCTGGATCGCAGGGACAATCAGCGCATGGTCGCAGCCCGGTCCGGCTCACCTCTGATCATCGGTTCCGGAATTGGAGAAAACTTTGTTGCCTCTGACCAGATGGCTTTGCTGCCAGTGACTCATCGCTTCACGTTTCTTGAAGAGGGTGATGTCGCGGAAATAACCCGTAGCACCATCACTATCTATAATGCTGATGGTGAGCAGGTTGAGCGGGAATGCAAAGACTCCGACATCAGCCACGATATTGCCGAAAAAGGCGAGTATCGTCATTTCATGCTCAAGGAAATTTACGAACAACCAGCAGCTATTCAGGCAACACTGGCTGATCGTTTAAGCGGAGAGTTACCTGCAGCAGAAATATTCGGCCCTAAGGCTGCAGATATTCTGTCAGAAATTGAAGCAGTGCAAATTATTGCCTGTGGAACCTCTTACAATGCTGGAATGGTGGCACGCTACTGGTTTGAAGAAATCGCTGGAATTCCCTGTCAGGTTGAGGTGGCGTCGGAATTTCGTTACCGCAAAGCCGCTATCCTGCCAAACTCGCTACTGGTCACATTATCCCAATCAGGGGAAACAGCAGACACTCTGGCGGCCCTGCGACTGGCAAAGCAACTTGGATTCCGTAGCACGATATCTATCTGTAATGTACCAGGCTCTTCGCTGGTCAGAGAAAGCGATCTGGTTTATATGATGAATGCTGGTCCGGAGATCGGAGTTGCTTCGACCAAAGCATTTACCGTGCAACTCGTGGCCCTTATGTTACTGGTTTGCGTGATTGCTGAATTCAGAGGTGCAGATAAAGCCGGACTTAAAGAATTAATCCGGGAGCTGCGCAGAATTCCTGAAAAAATTCAAAACACTCTGAAGCTGGCCCAGCAAATCGAAACACTGGCGGAAGATTTTGCCGAAAAACACCACTCATTGTTTCTGGGCCGAGGCAGCCACTATCCCATCGCGCTGGAGGGAGCACTGAAACTCAAGGAAATCTCCTATATTCATGCAGAAGCTTACGCAGCTGGAGAACTAAAACATGGTCCGCTGGCGCTGATTGACAGTGAAATGCCAGTCATTGTTGTGGCTCCAAACAACCTGTTGCTGGAGAAACTGAAGTCGAATATGGAAGAAGTACGTGCCCGTGGCGGCAAACTCTATGTTTTTGCGGATCATGGTGCAGAGATTTCAAGTGTCGACGGCATTACAATGATTCCCATAGGTGATATTAATGAATTACTATCGCCTATTCTGTATGTTGTACCGCTGCAACTACTCAGTTACTTTGTAGCGGTGATTAAAGGTACAGATGTGGATCAGCCTCGTAATCTGGCCAAATCGGTCACTGTGGAATAG
- a CDS encoding tyrosine-protein kinase family protein, with protein sequence MVSKLEKAILKVQDEHNQIVTEAEQIYLANETELQEMFEPFLLSERQLDKMKLIYGDMYDQSQLKPYVDAAYQIRQQAKARFSQSVLVTSLGGRAGTSHVARNLAIALRMDKAHSSLLVDMNMDRPSLQPFFGLEGKLGLAEFLADESIIASDLIFPVGIKRLRCITAGNSRAVDTAHFQHPRIHVLLNHIRGRYRNRDIVIDAPPITEDAGTKILLELCDKIIIVVPKGKFTGDQLANATAMIPPDQLAGVFFNEFPAS encoded by the coding sequence ATGGTCAGCAAACTCGAAAAAGCCATATTGAAAGTTCAGGATGAGCACAACCAGATTGTGACCGAGGCCGAACAGATATACCTGGCTAACGAAACTGAATTGCAGGAGATGTTTGAACCGTTTCTGTTGTCTGAGCGTCAACTCGACAAGATGAAGTTGATTTATGGCGATATGTATGACCAGTCACAACTGAAACCTTATGTGGATGCAGCCTATCAGATCAGACAACAGGCCAAAGCCCGTTTTTCCCAATCTGTGCTGGTGACCTCGTTGGGTGGTCGGGCAGGCACTTCACACGTTGCCAGAAATCTTGCCATAGCATTACGAATGGACAAAGCACACTCGTCATTGCTGGTTGATATGAATATGGACCGACCTTCATTACAGCCGTTCTTTGGACTGGAGGGAAAACTGGGGCTGGCGGAATTTCTGGCCGATGAAAGCATTATTGCCAGCGATCTTATTTTTCCAGTGGGCATCAAACGCCTCAGGTGCATTACTGCCGGAAACTCAAGAGCAGTTGATACTGCCCACTTCCAACATCCGCGAATTCATGTTTTATTGAATCATATCCGCGGGCGCTATCGGAACCGTGATATCGTCATAGATGCTCCACCGATTACAGAAGATGCAGGAACCAAAATACTATTAGAGCTCTGTGATAAAATCATCATCGTGGTCCCTAAAGGGAAATTCACCGGCGATCAACTGGCCAACGCCACAGCCATGATCCCACCGGACCAGCTGGCAGGCGTATTCTTTAATGAATTTCCGGCCTCTTAA
- a CDS encoding ExeA family protein yields the protein MYLKHFKLKRHPFQMKPDDDFLYMSSQHSRALVFMDYAAWNPEGFVIISGEIGSGKTTLVKRLLRNYQGKVNNFHIAYTNLESAELFYYMTKQAGIQITDQNKVTMLYALNDFLKEKTKNGTPFVLVIDEAQNLTQANLEDIRLLAGLEGLNGPMLKVVLLGQPELQLNVNRVPQLRQRVKLHYHLNGLGEEETKGYIEYRLKIAGLTRNLLFDDAMIKVIFQYSRGIPRLINKICDALLMCAFADERKKPMISDLDDVLDELMLDEPVSDPEQEPAASVEEVNNAGTQPIAAVPATIDMEQISGYLERIAKALEGIERKIDVLAKERHY from the coding sequence ATGTATTTAAAACATTTCAAACTGAAACGTCATCCCTTCCAGATGAAACCGGATGATGACTTTTTATACATGAGCAGCCAGCACTCACGCGCCCTCGTTTTCATGGACTATGCCGCCTGGAATCCGGAAGGCTTTGTGATTATCAGTGGAGAAATCGGATCTGGAAAAACCACACTGGTGAAGCGCCTGTTACGCAACTACCAGGGCAAGGTGAATAATTTTCACATCGCCTATACCAATCTGGAAAGTGCAGAACTGTTTTATTACATGACCAAACAGGCCGGCATTCAGATTACAGATCAAAACAAAGTCACCATGCTGTACGCACTGAACGACTTTCTGAAAGAAAAAACCAAGAACGGAACACCATTTGTTCTGGTCATTGATGAGGCTCAGAACCTGACTCAGGCCAACCTCGAAGATATCCGGTTGCTGGCCGGACTGGAAGGCCTGAACGGGCCAATGTTAAAAGTCGTTTTACTGGGCCAGCCGGAATTACAACTCAACGTTAATCGGGTCCCCCAATTACGACAGCGGGTAAAACTGCACTATCACCTTAACGGGCTCGGTGAAGAAGAAACCAAGGGATATATTGAGTACCGACTCAAAATTGCCGGCCTGACACGTAATCTGTTGTTTGATGACGCAATGATCAAGGTGATTTTTCAATATTCGAGAGGCATCCCAAGGCTGATCAATAAAATATGTGATGCTTTATTGATGTGCGCCTTTGCCGACGAGCGAAAAAAACCCATGATCAGTGACCTGGATGACGTTCTGGACGAACTGATGCTGGATGAACCCGTCAGCGACCCGGAACAGGAACCGGCAGCGTCTGTTGAAGAAGTCAACAATGCGGGCACGCAACCCATAGCGGCTGTACCGGCCACTATCGATATGGAACAGATAAGCGGTTATCTTGAAAGAATTGCCAAAGCGCTTGAAGGCATAGAACGCAAAATAGATGTATTGGCTAAAGAACGACATTACTGA
- the galE gene encoding UDP-glucose 4-epimerase GalE, with translation MTILVTGGAGYIGSHTCIELVQAGHEVIVLDNFCNSSEEALKRAQTITGKTINFVSGDIRDRALLDRIFQEFDISSVIHFAGLKAVGESTRIPLSYYDNNVGGTITLCEAMAAAHCKNLVFSSSATVYGDPHTVPITEEFPLSATNPYGRSKLIIEDILRDLYQSDKDWNIAILRYFNPVGAHESGQIGEDPSGIPNNLMPFLLQVAVGRRDKLSVFGDDYDTPDGTGVRDYIHVVDLARGHLRAIEKLSSKPGCVAYNLGTGRGYSVLEMIQALEKTCGKEIAYEIVARRPGDIACCYADPAFAEQELGWKAERGLEDMMADSWKWQSQNPKGYLA, from the coding sequence ATGACCATACTTGTTACCGGCGGAGCTGGATACATCGGCAGCCATACCTGCATAGAACTGGTTCAGGCCGGACACGAAGTCATTGTGCTGGATAATTTCTGCAACTCCAGCGAAGAGGCACTTAAACGCGCACAAACAATCACCGGTAAAACCATCAACTTTGTCAGCGGTGATATACGTGACAGAGCGCTGTTGGATCGAATTTTCCAAGAGTTCGATATTTCCTCTGTCATACACTTTGCCGGCCTGAAAGCAGTGGGTGAGAGTACCCGGATCCCGTTGTCTTATTATGATAATAACGTTGGTGGCACTATCACACTATGCGAAGCGATGGCTGCGGCACATTGTAAAAACCTGGTGTTCAGCTCCTCTGCGACCGTTTATGGCGATCCTCATACCGTACCCATTACCGAAGAGTTTCCTTTAAGTGCCACCAACCCTTATGGCCGTTCCAAGCTGATTATTGAAGATATTCTTCGTGATTTATATCAGTCAGACAAAGACTGGAACATCGCCATACTGCGTTATTTCAACCCGGTAGGTGCTCACGAAAGCGGCCAAATTGGTGAGGATCCCAGCGGTATTCCCAACAATCTTATGCCATTTCTCTTACAGGTGGCCGTGGGGCGCAGAGACAAACTGAGCGTATTCGGTGATGATTACGATACTCCGGATGGCACCGGGGTACGCGACTACATTCATGTAGTCGATCTGGCCAGAGGACATCTACGCGCCATTGAGAAGCTGTCTTCAAAGCCTGGTTGTGTAGCCTATAACCTGGGTACTGGCAGAGGTTATTCTGTGTTGGAAATGATCCAAGCATTAGAAAAAACCTGCGGTAAAGAAATTGCGTATGAAATAGTAGCGCGTCGCCCTGGTGATATCGCCTGCTGTTATGCCGATCCGGCTTTTGCTGAACAGGAACTTGGCTGGAAAGCCGAGCGGGGGCTGGAGGATATGATGGCAGATTCCTGGAAGTGGCAAAGCCAGAATCCAAAAGGTTATTTGGCATAG
- a CDS encoding PA3496 family putative envelope integrity protein encodes MSVNLFEFELANLEDDALHRPTESSSTKRVNNQRKLAARRAIEDHLEQRRLRSETGEIDLDLY; translated from the coding sequence ATGTCAGTTAATCTTTTCGAATTTGAATTAGCCAATTTAGAAGATGATGCTTTACATCGACCGACTGAATCATCTTCAACCAAGCGAGTTAATAATCAACGAAAACTAGCTGCCAGGAGAGCAATAGAAGACCATCTTGAACAACGAAGGCTTAGATCAGAGACCGGCGAGATAGATCTGGATTTATATTAA
- a CDS encoding bifunctional diguanylate cyclase/phosphodiesterase, which produces MTATSSSKAFTEFYRMIFKELPRHAGGMLFVGLCAGYVYLPELSLLWLSVWWLTIAGLSAYLMAAARQWMKQSPSEVSYQYIERQLALIFFLQGVVFTLPPLWVGNPELVTLLMINVLVMLSGVMLFVRFRLFIAFVIPFASVYIRATTGTADSLIVAVLAIVYLITIAAVYRASQLSSRLIMDRELVHYLNHKLEERDVLKTRDLESSQLRLQMAISASDMGIWDWNVQSRETYLTEGSRLVPPRDVTGEYDYVDWVHPEDYQKAKAELFRHLKGKTTSYRVRYRVKNNSGQGWIWVEDTGRAVERDRHGRVTRMIGTRREVTSEVNHEQDLSLAASLFNHSDDAIFVMSYDFIVQSVNPAYCRIMNANRAELVNKPFTSISASPQAYLVMSSLNHKGYWQGEILEKRYNGESFPFKCRIDGIFDSNGQLSHYIAIGTDMTEMRRSQVEIDYLSNYDKLTGLANRSHFHQVLNRHLQNPQAASDSLAIVVVNLDRFQAINDSLGYETGDLLLKDIASRITNLPSPSAFCARVGGDEFVVIAEFFGSRDKLNRLLDNILVEISRPVLADEHELIVTASIGVSILDGQNRHQLLNQASIALNRARHKGGNTYEYYQKTFKQTSVDRLQLEKSLRRAIAENELSVNYQPKLNLMTGRIDSVEALVRWHHQSLGLIEPEHFIPIAEEIGLINAMGEQVLYKACDEASVWQQRGFGNIRVSVNLSSHQLRQEGLYDSIYNILQTSELPAEYLELELTESVLIENMDHSVNTLNRLHALGTKIALDDFGTGYSSLSYLQKLPIDVLKIDKSFLHSQASGAGDTAIIKAIIAMANSMSMEVVAEGVENNEQLQFLKDQGCHYAQGYLVSQPLPASEILNLLRHYNYQPASTIERVH; this is translated from the coding sequence ATGACAGCGACCAGTTCTTCCAAGGCGTTTACAGAGTTTTATCGGATGATTTTCAAGGAATTACCCCGGCACGCAGGCGGCATGTTATTTGTGGGATTGTGCGCGGGTTATGTTTATCTGCCCGAGTTGAGCCTGTTGTGGCTGTCTGTCTGGTGGTTAACGATTGCAGGGTTGAGTGCTTATCTGATGGCAGCTGCCCGGCAATGGATGAAGCAATCCCCTTCTGAAGTCAGTTATCAATATATCGAGCGCCAGCTGGCGCTGATATTTTTTCTCCAGGGAGTCGTTTTTACATTACCGCCCCTGTGGGTTGGCAATCCAGAACTGGTTACCTTGCTGATGATCAATGTTCTGGTGATGCTTTCCGGTGTCATGCTGTTTGTACGTTTTCGTCTGTTCATTGCCTTTGTAATCCCCTTTGCCAGTGTTTATATCCGTGCCACAACCGGTACCGCAGACTCACTGATTGTCGCGGTGCTGGCCATTGTTTACTTGATAACGATCGCGGCAGTTTATCGCGCCAGTCAGCTTTCATCCCGCCTGATCATGGATCGTGAGCTGGTGCATTATCTGAATCACAAACTGGAAGAACGAGATGTGCTCAAAACCCGGGATCTCGAAAGCAGTCAGTTACGGCTGCAAATGGCCATCAGCGCCAGTGATATGGGGATCTGGGACTGGAATGTGCAAAGCCGGGAAACGTATCTGACTGAGGGGAGCCGGCTGGTACCGCCAAGAGATGTTACGGGTGAGTATGACTATGTGGACTGGGTGCATCCTGAAGATTATCAGAAGGCTAAAGCAGAGTTATTTCGACACCTGAAAGGAAAAACGACTAGTTATCGGGTCCGTTATCGGGTCAAGAACAATTCCGGACAGGGATGGATCTGGGTTGAGGATACGGGGCGTGCGGTTGAGCGTGATCGACATGGGCGTGTAACCCGCATGATCGGCACCCGTCGTGAAGTGACCAGCGAAGTCAACCACGAACAGGATCTAAGCCTGGCGGCAAGTTTATTTAATCACTCTGATGATGCTATTTTCGTCATGAGTTATGACTTTATTGTCCAGTCCGTCAATCCCGCTTATTGCCGGATCATGAATGCCAATCGTGCCGAACTGGTCAATAAACCCTTTACCAGTATCAGTGCCTCGCCGCAGGCTTATCTGGTGATGTCGAGCTTAAATCATAAGGGTTATTGGCAGGGTGAGATTCTGGAAAAACGCTATAACGGAGAGTCATTTCCATTCAAATGTCGCATTGATGGTATCTTCGACAGCAATGGTCAGCTGAGCCACTATATTGCCATCGGTACCGATATGACAGAGATGCGACGCTCGCAGGTGGAGATTGATTATCTGTCCAACTATGACAAGTTAACCGGGCTGGCTAACCGAAGTCATTTTCACCAGGTACTGAATCGTCATCTGCAGAATCCGCAGGCTGCATCGGATTCACTTGCGATTGTGGTGGTCAACCTCGACCGCTTTCAGGCGATCAATGACAGTCTTGGTTATGAAACCGGTGATTTGTTGTTGAAAGATATCGCCTCCCGTATTACCAATCTGCCAAGTCCGTCGGCGTTTTGCGCCAGAGTGGGTGGTGATGAGTTTGTGGTGATTGCTGAGTTTTTTGGCTCCCGCGATAAGCTGAATCGCCTGTTGGACAACATTTTGGTGGAAATCAGTCGCCCGGTGCTGGCGGATGAACACGAACTGATTGTTACCGCCAGTATCGGTGTTTCGATTCTGGACGGACAAAACCGGCATCAGTTATTGAATCAGGCCAGTATTGCCTTGAACCGTGCACGTCACAAGGGTGGCAATACCTACGAGTATTATCAAAAAACCTTTAAACAGACATCCGTTGACCGGTTACAGCTGGAAAAATCTTTGCGCCGAGCCATTGCTGAAAATGAATTGTCGGTCAATTATCAGCCCAAACTGAATCTGATGACCGGGCGTATTGATTCGGTGGAAGCATTAGTCCGCTGGCATCACCAGTCTCTGGGTTTGATTGAGCCGGAGCATTTTATTCCTATTGCTGAAGAAATTGGTCTGATCAATGCCATGGGTGAACAGGTGTTGTATAAGGCCTGCGATGAAGCCAGTGTCTGGCAGCAACGGGGTTTTGGTAACATCCGGGTCTCGGTCAACCTCTCCAGTCATCAGTTGCGGCAGGAGGGTTTGTATGACTCGATTTACAATATATTACAGACTTCTGAACTGCCGGCGGAGTATCTCGAACTGGAGCTGACAGAAAGTGTACTGATTGAAAACATGGATCACAGTGTTAACACTTTGAACCGTCTGCATGCACTTGGCACCAAAATAGCTCTCGATGATTTTGGAACTGGCTATTCGTCTCTCAGTTATCTGCAGAAGTTGCCAATCGATGTCCTTAAAATTGATAAGTCTTTTTTGCATAGCCAGGCATCAGGTGCTGGTGACACGGCCATCATTAAAGCGATTATTGCCATGGCAAACAGTATGTCGATGGAGGTTGTGGCTGAAGGCGTCGAGAATAATGAACAGCTACAGTTTCTTAAAGATCAGGGATGTCATTATGCACAGGGATATCTGGTCAGTCAGCCGCTGCCGGCTTCAGAAATTCTAAATTTGCTCAGACACTATAATTATCAACCTGCCTCCACCATCGAACGGGTTCACTGA
- the uvrD gene encoding DNA helicase II, translated as MQILEQLVQLNSPQQQAVKSDRQHLLVLAGAGSGKTRVLTHRIAWLVETGLASPNGILAVTFTNKAAREMRQRVEELLPFNPRGMWIGTFHGLAHRLLKAHWKALKLPEGFQVLDSDDQLRLVKRVMTDIGINDETLQPKTAQWYINEQKDEGRRAAHVMESSDPFDTTLRKIYLAYEQACERSGVVDFGELLLRAHELWLNHPPILEHYQQRFRYVLVDEFQDINTIQYAWLRVLCGQQSHLTVVGDDDQSIYGWRGAKVENIQQFSKDYPDTEIIRLEQNYRSTATILKAANAVIDNNSGRLGKELWTTGEEGDPIDVYAAFNEIDEARYLAEQIEQLLEQGENALDMAILYRSNAQSRVLEEALIQARIPYRIYGGLRFYERQEVKNVLAYMRLIANRFDDAAMERIINVPTRAIGGKTVETLRAIAREQGCALWQAAGLAVHNKLLPGRASNAVQAFIELIDELNQETAEMELHELTQHVIDASGLKEHHQKEKGEKARARLENMQELVSATRNFNTEQEDVVSPLDAFLAEVSLDAGERQADDSKDSVSLMTLHSAKGLEFPYVFIAGMEESLFPHKMSMDEPTGLEEERRLCYVGITRAMRKLTLSYAESRRMFGNETFNRPSRFIREIPAPLLKEIRLKSTLGSGFSSGGSGFKEEVASGYGIQLGQRVMHPFFGEGIVLAASGNGANASVTVEFESEGTKELMLQYAKLSALES; from the coding sequence ATGCAAATTCTTGAGCAGCTCGTACAGCTAAACTCACCCCAGCAGCAGGCGGTTAAGTCAGATCGCCAGCATTTACTGGTGCTGGCAGGGGCCGGCAGTGGTAAAACCAGAGTACTGACCCACAGGATCGCCTGGCTGGTAGAAACCGGACTCGCCTCCCCCAACGGCATACTGGCAGTGACGTTTACCAACAAGGCTGCCCGGGAAATGCGCCAGCGGGTAGAGGAATTGCTTCCTTTTAATCCAAGAGGCATGTGGATCGGTACCTTTCACGGTCTGGCCCATCGATTGCTCAAAGCTCACTGGAAAGCGCTCAAGCTACCCGAAGGTTTTCAGGTGCTGGATTCTGATGATCAACTGCGTCTGGTCAAGCGCGTCATGACCGACATTGGCATCAATGACGAGACTCTACAGCCTAAAACCGCTCAGTGGTACATCAACGAACAAAAAGATGAAGGTCGCCGTGCCGCTCATGTGATGGAATCCAGTGACCCGTTTGACACGACCTTACGAAAAATCTATCTGGCTTATGAACAGGCTTGTGAACGCAGCGGCGTGGTGGACTTTGGCGAACTGCTGCTGCGGGCGCATGAGCTCTGGCTCAATCACCCGCCGATACTGGAACACTACCAGCAGCGTTTTCGTTATGTCCTGGTGGATGAGTTTCAGGACATCAACACCATCCAATATGCCTGGCTGAGAGTATTGTGCGGCCAGCAAAGTCACCTCACGGTGGTCGGGGATGACGACCAATCCATTTATGGCTGGCGAGGCGCCAAAGTCGAAAATATCCAACAGTTCAGTAAGGATTATCCAGACACCGAGATTATCCGGCTGGAGCAGAACTACCGCTCCACGGCCACCATTCTTAAGGCTGCCAATGCGGTGATCGACAACAACAGTGGACGCCTGGGCAAAGAGCTCTGGACCACTGGAGAGGAAGGTGACCCTATTGATGTCTATGCGGCATTTAACGAAATCGATGAAGCCCGCTATCTGGCCGAACAGATCGAACAATTGTTGGAACAGGGTGAAAACGCTCTGGATATGGCCATTCTGTATCGCTCAAATGCCCAGTCACGGGTCCTGGAAGAAGCATTGATTCAGGCCCGCATTCCCTATCGTATTTACGGCGGACTGCGGTTTTATGAGCGCCAGGAAGTCAAAAATGTACTCGCCTATATGCGACTGATTGCCAACCGCTTCGATGATGCTGCCATGGAACGGATTATCAACGTGCCAACCCGAGCTATAGGTGGCAAAACGGTGGAAACCCTTCGCGCCATAGCCCGTGAGCAGGGATGTGCTTTGTGGCAGGCTGCCGGTCTGGCTGTTCACAACAAACTGCTGCCCGGTCGTGCCAGTAATGCCGTTCAGGCCTTCATTGAGCTGATTGACGAACTCAATCAGGAGACTGCCGAAATGGAACTGCATGAGCTGACTCAACATGTCATCGATGCCAGCGGCCTGAAAGAACATCATCAAAAGGAAAAAGGCGAGAAGGCCAGAGCCCGGCTTGAAAACATGCAGGAACTGGTCTCTGCAACCCGGAATTTCAATACCGAGCAGGAAGATGTGGTCAGTCCATTGGATGCATTTTTGGCCGAGGTCTCTCTGGATGCCGGTGAGCGTCAGGCCGATGACAGCAAGGACAGCGTCAGCCTGATGACCCTGCATTCGGCCAAAGGTCTTGAGTTCCCCTATGTCTTCATCGCTGGTATGGAAGAGAGCCTGTTTCCGCATAAAATGAGCATGGACGAGCCGACCGGACTCGAAGAGGAGCGGCGGCTTTGTTACGTCGGCATCACCCGCGCCATGCGCAAGCTGACGCTCAGCTATGCTGAATCGCGTCGCATGTTTGGCAACGAAACGTTTAATCGGCCGTCCCGTTTTATCAGAGAAATTCCTGCTCCGCTGCTGAAGGAAATCCGCCTTAAATCAACCCTGGGATCGGGATTCAGCTCCGGGGGCTCAGGTTTCAAAGAAGAGGTTGCCTCAGGCTACGGTATTCAACTTGGACAACGGGTCATGCACCCCTTTTTCGGCGAAGGTATTGTTTTGGCGGCATCCGGCAATGGTGCCAATGCCTCTGTAACAGTGGAATTTGAAAGCGAAGGCACCAAAGAACTCATGTTACAGTACGCCAAACTGTCGGCACTGGAATCCTGA